In Zingiber officinale cultivar Zhangliang chromosome 8B, Zo_v1.1, whole genome shotgun sequence, a single genomic region encodes these proteins:
- the LOC122015408 gene encoding noroxomaritidine/norcraugsodine reductase-like encodes MNSVQEHTPIDTNRWSLSGTTALVTGGSKGIGYAIVEELARLGSAVHTCARSQADLEKCLQQWRDSNLKVTGSVCDVSSPSEREKLMATVKSQFDGKLNILVNNAGTAIIKPAMEQTLEDFKFLISTNLESAFHLSQLSYPLLRDCGGGSIVFITSIAGNIALEDLSVYASTKGAMNQLTRNIACEWAKDNIRTNSVAPGYIRTPLIDPFVQDEEFVARENHRVPLGRLGEPEDVAGVVAFLCLPPSSYVNGQVIVVDGGRIVNGNH; translated from the exons ATGAACAGCGTGCAGGAGCACACTCCCATCGACACAAACAGATGGTCTCTCTCCGGGACAACTGCTCTGGTCACCGGAGGCTCCAAGGGAATCGG GTATGCGATCGTCGAGGAGCTCGCCAGACTTGGATCGGCGGTGCACACTTGCGCCCGCAGCCAAGCAGATCTGGAGAAGTGCCTGCAACAATGGCGCGATTCCAATCTCAAAGTCACCGGATCTGTCTGCGACGTTTCCTCCCCGAGCGAGCGAGAGAAGCTCATGGCGACGGTGAAGTCCCAATTCGACGGGAAGCTCAACATTTTG GTTAACAATGCAGGGACAGCGATCATCAAACCGGCGATGGAGCAAACCCTGGAGGATTTCAAGTTCTTAATCAGCACAAACCTTGAATCGGCGTTCCACTTGAGCCAACTTTCTTACCCTCTCCTTAGGGATTGTGGAGGCGGCAGTATTGTGTTCATCACCTCCATCGCTGGCAATATTGCCCTGGAGGATTTGTCTGTGTACGCATCGACCAAAG GAGCAATGAATCAACTGACGAGAAATATTGCTTGTGAATGGGCCAAAGATAACATTAGAACAAACAGTGTTGCTCCAGGGTACATAAGAACACCACTCATTGACCCT TTTGTGCAAGATGAGGAATTTGTGGCGAGGGAGAATCATCGCGTGCCTCTTGGGCGTTTGGGGGAGCCGGAGGATGTGGCCGGCGTCGTGGCTTTCCTTTGCCTCCCTCCGTCTAGCTACGTGAATGGTCAGGTCATCGTCGTCGATGGAGGTAGAATTGTGAACGGAAATCACTAA
- the LOC122015413 gene encoding uncharacterized protein LOC122015413, whose translation MVYLFDSFNHRNHYEDWKYVVDMSLKLFNLNKQRKGKKKPMWEVIKGPRQLDSKQCEFYVMKFMREIIEGNATDKKDSLSSMFMKIIYSNEEIDEVQSEWADCVLDYIHY comes from the exons ATGGTTTATTTGTTCGATTCATTTAATCATCGCAATCATTATGAGGACTGGAAATATgtagtggatat gagcttgaaattgttcaatttgaacaagcaaaggaaagggaaaaagaaaccTATGTGGGAAGTCATAAAG ggtcctcgACAACTTGATTCTAAACAATGTGAgttttatgtgatgaaatttatgagagaaattattgaaggaaatgctACCGACAAGAAGGATTCACTTAgctcaatg TTCATGAAAATAATTTACTCCAATGAAGAAATTGACGAAGTGCAATCCGAATGGGCGGATTGCgtactagactatattcattactag
- the LOC122015406 gene encoding factor of DNA methylation 1-like, with protein sequence MEMDQSSEESDISDSDIPDYEEELYKRLQQGHYKVRNTNGSSRCPFCSGKRKQDYAYNELLQHATGIGASNRNANVKAKHRALAKYLNKDMVDHSGSSQAVDVQPKTSKSKSNEQFVFPWMGIIVNVPTECKDGRYVGESGNRLKEQLSRFHPLKVHPLWNIRGHTGNAIVDFSKDWNGFRDAMAFENHFEAEHFGKKNWLENKHRGSEIYGWIARADDYNSLGPVGDHLRKNGDLKTVDDLSNEESRKTSRLVANLASEIEVKNKHLQELKCKYTETTLSLDKMMEERDSLVHTYNEEIKKMQQLARDHSRKIIVENEKLRSELDSKKHELEVRCKQLDKLVVVNDNDKRKLDAEKKKNAMKNSSLELATMAQKKADEEVLRLLEVQKKQKQIALNKILHLERQLDQKQKLELEIQQMQGQLKIMKHMEGEDDAAMKKKIDEMTEQLREKVEEMEGLEDLNQTLIVKERQSNDELQHARKELINGLKDMGTVRATIGIKRMGELDVKQFLPTCKQKFGKDEAESHAALYCSHWQEELRKPSWHPFKVITTEGKSKEIIQEDDEKLQALNEDLGEEIYKVVTTALLEMNEYNPSGRYPVPELWNFKEDKKAALQEGIQYILKQWKTHKRKR encoded by the exons ATGGAAATGGATCAGAGTTCAGAAGAATCTGATATAAGTGATTCAGACATTCCAGATTACGAGGAGGAACTTTACAAACGTCTCCAACAAGGTCATTACAAAGTTAGAAACACTAATGGGTCATCTCGATGCCCATTCTGTTCTGGTAAAAGGAAGCAGGATTATGCATATAATGAGTTGCTTCAGCATGCTACCGGAATTGGTGCATCCAACCGGAATGCTAATGTGAAGGCAAAACATCGTGCCTTGGCAAAATATTTGAACAAAGATATGGTAGACCACTCAGGTTCCTCTCAAGCAGTTGATGTACAGCCAAAGACCTCTAAAAGCAAATCAAATGAGCAATTTGTTTTTCCATGGATGGGAATTATTGTTAATGTTCCAACTGAGTGCAAGGATGGACGTTATGTAGGTGAAAGTGGAAATAGACTGAAGGAACAACTTTCCAGATTTCATCCTTTAAAAGTACATCCTTTGTGGAATATCAGAGGACACACAGGAAATGCCATTGTggatttttcaaaagattggaATGGTTTTAGGGATGCAATggcttttgaaaatcattttgaagcAGAACATTTTGGGAAAAAAAACTGGTTAGAGAATAAACATCGGGGATCAGAAATTTATGGTTGGATTGCAAGGGCAGATGATTACAATAGTCTTGGTCCTGTTGGTGATCATTTAAGGAAAAATGGAGATTTGAAAACTGTTGATGACCTTTCTAATGAAGAATCACGCAAAACAAGTAGGCTTGTTGCAAATTTGGCTAGCGAAATTGAAGTGAAAAACAAACATTTACAAGAGTTAAAATGCAAATATACTGAAACTACTTTGTCGTTGGataaaatgatggaggaaagGGATTCATTAGTCCATACTTATAATGAAG AAATTAAAAAGATGCAGCAACTTGCTCGTGATCATTCGCGTAAGATAATTGTGGAGAATGAAAAGCTACGATCAGAGTTGGACTCCAAAAAGCATGAACTTGAAGTTAGATGCAAACAACTTGATAAGCTAGTTGTTGTGAATGATAATGACAAAAGGAAACTTGATGCTGAGAAGAAAAAG AACGCGATGAAGAATAGTTCACTTGAATTGGCAACGATGGCACAAAAGAAGGCTGATGAAGAAGTACTGAGGCTTCTTGAAGTTCAAAAG AAGCAAAAGCAGATTGCGTTGAATAAAATACTCCATCTTGAAAGGCAACTTGACCAGAAGCAGAAGCTGGAACTAGAAATACAGCAAATGCAAGGGCAGCTTAAAATTATGAAGCATATGGAAGGAGAGGATGATGCAGCAATGAAGAAGAAAATCGATGAGATGACAGAGCAACTGAGAGAAAAAGTGGAAGAAATGGAAGGGTTGGAGGATCTGAACCAGACTCTCATTGTGAAAGAGCGCCAGAGTAATGACGAACTTCAACATGCTCGGAAAGAGCTGATTAAT GGCCTGAAAGACATGGGTACCGTGCGTGCCACTATTGGCATTAAGAGGATGGGCGAACTTGACGTGAAACAATTCTTACCTACATGCAAGCAAAAATTCGGAAAAGATGAAGCCGAGTCACACGCTGCATTATATTGCTCACATTGGCAGGAGGAATTGCGGAAGCCAAGCTGGCATCCATTTAAAGTTATTACGACGGAAGGGAAGTCTAAG GAAATCATACAAGAGGACGACGAAAAATTACAAGCTCTAAATGAAGATTTGGGTGAAGAAATTTACAAAGTTGTAACCACAGCTTTACTTGAGATGAATGAGTATAATCCGAGCGGCAGATATCCTGTTCCCGAGCTGTGGAACTTCAAAGAGGACAAAAAGGCTGCGCTACAGGAAGGAATACAGTACATACTGAAGCAATGGAAGACCCACAAGCGGAAGCGATGA